A part of Fimbriiglobus ruber genomic DNA contains:
- a CDS encoding transposase, whose amino-acid sequence MTSSQIAPPTVHWFSRVGTALDRRSGARRARLLVGAVLARSRRTVTGGIRAAGLGDQFRSCDTTVAAGGRRTDACATRLVSAVVQPLVAADEHRTLARDDTPTARYGPHVQGAGGHHNPTPGPAGSAYVYGHVWVALGLLVTHPTWGTTALPVLARLYVRAKDVAGLPAADRPAFRTTHARAVELVRWAVSCLASWGKALWVVADGAYATAPFLTPVNALGVRVVSRLRKDAGLWTEPGPRRPGPRGRRRISGDRRMSLAERAGQKGGWSTGTFDLYGKATVKRYKTFVATWRPAGGAIRVVRVDEPTGWRAYFCTDPAATVADILTRVAGRFTLETTFRDLKHVVGAGQQQVRRLPANVGAFHVCLWTFVMTEAWAWNATPDALVGHRATAPWDDAARRPSHADKRRGWRRELQGKEIRAALRPGMTEAEIQAAAEPLLDLAA is encoded by the coding sequence ATGACATCGTCGCAGATCGCCCCTCCCACCGTCCACTGGTTTTCCCGCGTGGGAACCGCTCTCGACCGCCGTTCCGGCGCCCGACGGGCCCGGTTGCTCGTCGGGGCGGTTCTGGCTCGGAGTCGGCGGACGGTCACCGGGGGGATTCGGGCGGCCGGGTTGGGTGACCAGTTCCGGTCGTGTGACACGACCGTGGCGGCCGGCGGCCGGCGGACGGACGCGTGCGCGACCCGGTTGGTGAGCGCGGTCGTCCAGCCCCTGGTGGCCGCCGACGAGCACCGGACGCTGGCTCGCGATGACACCCCGACCGCGCGGTACGGGCCGCACGTCCAGGGCGCGGGGGGGCATCACAACCCGACCCCCGGACCGGCCGGGTCGGCGTACGTGTACGGGCACGTGTGGGTCGCCCTCGGGTTGCTCGTGACGCACCCGACGTGGGGGACCACGGCCCTCCCGGTCCTCGCCCGGTTGTACGTCCGGGCGAAGGACGTGGCGGGCCTTCCGGCGGCCGACCGGCCGGCCTTCCGGACCACGCACGCGAGGGCCGTCGAACTCGTCCGGTGGGCGGTGTCGTGCCTCGCGTCGTGGGGCAAAGCCCTGTGGGTGGTGGCCGACGGGGCGTACGCCACGGCCCCGTTCCTGACGCCGGTGAACGCCCTCGGGGTGCGGGTCGTCAGCCGCCTGCGGAAGGACGCGGGCCTGTGGACGGAACCCGGTCCGCGGCGGCCGGGCCCGCGGGGGCGGCGACGGATCTCCGGCGACCGGCGGATGTCCCTGGCCGAGCGGGCCGGTCAGAAGGGCGGGTGGTCGACCGGGACGTTCGACCTGTACGGGAAGGCCACGGTCAAGCGGTACAAGACGTTCGTCGCCACGTGGCGGCCGGCCGGCGGGGCCATCCGGGTCGTCCGGGTCGACGAGCCGACCGGGTGGCGGGCGTACTTCTGCACCGACCCGGCGGCCACCGTGGCCGACATCCTGACGCGGGTAGCTGGCCGGTTCACCCTGGAGACCACGTTCCGCGACCTCAAGCACGTGGTCGGAGCGGGCCAGCAACAAGTCCGGCGATTGCCCGCCAACGTCGGGGCGTTCCATGTCTGCCTGTGGACGTTCGTGATGACCGAAGCATGGGCGTGGAACGCGACCCCGGACGCACTCGTCGGGCACCGGGCGACGGCCCCGTGGGACGACGCCGCCCGGCGACCGAGCCACGCCGACAAGCGGCGGGGATGGCGGCGGGAATTACAGGGGAAAGAGATTCGAGCGGCTCTGCGGCCGGGCATGACCGAGGCGGAAATCCAGGCCGCCGCCGAGCCGCTATTGGACCTGGCGGCTTAA